From the genome of Spinacia oleracea cultivar Varoflay chromosome 2, BTI_SOV_V1, whole genome shotgun sequence, one region includes:
- the LOC110791723 gene encoding vacuolar-sorting receptor 4, whose amino-acid sequence MFPRSKERENQRITSLTLLGFLILTWVSSIESRFVVEKNSLRVTSPDDVKGTYDSAIGNFGIPQYGGSMAGTVIYPKDNKKGCKDFSDFSISFKKKPGQLPTFVLLDRGDCFFALKVWNAQQAGAAAVLVADDVDEALITMDTPEEDSVSAKYIENITIPSALIERSFGDTLKKAFKKGDMVNVNLDWREAVPHPDDRVEYELWTTSNDECGVKCQMLMGFMKDFKGAAQILEKGGYTQFTPHYITWYCPQAFTISKQCKSQCINHGRYCAPDPEQDFSRGYEGKDVVVENLRQLCVYKVANETRKPWIWWDYVTDFQIRCPMKDQKYNKDCAEGVIKSLGIDLKKIEKCMGDPEADSDNPVLKEEQEAQIGKGARGDVTILPTLVVNNHQYRGKLEKGAVLKAICSGFEETTEPAVCLSDEVETNECLDNNGGCWQDKASNVTACKDTFRGRVCECPLINGVQFQGDGYSLCKPNGPGKCKINNGGCWHESRHGQTFTACVDHEDTCKCPAGFKGDGVNSCEDIDECKEKTACQCSDCSCKNTWGSYDCSCSGDLLYMKDHDTCISKSAAQAKSTWAAVWLSLIGLAMIASGGYLFYKYRIRQYMDSEIRAIMAQYMPLDSQTEIVNHSDDRA is encoded by the exons ATGTTCCCACGgtcaaaggagagagaaaatcagaGGATAACTAGCTTGACACTACTAGGGTTTCTAATCTTGACATGGGTTTCTTCAATTGAATCCAGATTTGTTGTGGAGAAGAACAGCTTGAGGGTTACGTCACCAGATGACGTAAAGGGTACTTACGATAGTGCAATTGGGAACTTCGGGATTCCTCAATATGGTGGTAGTATGGCTGGGACTGTAATTTATCCCAAGGATAATAAAAAGGGGTGTAAGGATTTCAGTGATTTCAGCATTTCTTTCAAGAAGAAGCCTGGTCAATTACCCACCTTCGTTTTGCTCGATCGCGGAG ATTGCTTTTTTGCTTTGAAGGTGTGGAATGCGCAGCAGGCTGGTGCAGCTGCTGTCCTGGTTGCAGATGATGTTGATGAAGCGTTGATAACCATGGATACACCTGAAGAAGATAGTGTATCTGCAAAGTACATTGAGAACATTACCATTCCCTCTGCACTTATAGAGAGGAGTTTTGGTGACACACTGAAGAAAGCATTCAAAAAGGGGGACATGGTAAATGTGAATCTTGACTGGAGAGAAGCTGTTCCTCATCCTGATGATCGAGTTGAATATGAGCTGTGGACAACTAGCAATGATGAATGTGGGGTGAAATGTCAGATGTTGATGGGATTTATGAAGGATTTTAAAGGTGCTGCTCAGATACTTGAAAAGGGTGGTTATACACAGTTCACGCCGCATTATATCACATGGTATTGTCCTCAGGCTTTCACAATAAGCAAACAGTGCAAATCCCAGTGCATCAATCATGGAAGATATTGTGCACCAGATCCTGAGCAAGATTTCAGCAGAGGCTATGAGGGTAAGGATGTGGTGGTTGAAAACTTGAGGCAGCTCTGTGTCTATAAAGTTGCAAATGAGACAAGAAAGCCATGGATTTGGTGGGATTACGTCACTGATTTCCAGATTAGATGTCCCATGAAGGATCAAAAGTACAATAAGGATTGTGCTGAAGGGGTGATCAAATCATTGG GAATTGATTTGAAGAAAATCGAGAAATGTATGGGGGACCCAGAAGCTGATTCTGATAATCCTGTATTGAAAGAAGAGCAGGAGGCACAG ATTGGAAAAGGAGCAAGGGGTGATGTAACCATATTGCCCACACTTGTTGTTAACAATCATCAATACCGAG GAAAGTTGGAGAAAGGAGCTGTATTGAAGGCTATTTGTTCCGGTTTTGAAGAAACTACCGAACCTGCTGTTTGTTTGAGTGATG AGGTTGAAACAAATGAGTGTTTGGATAACAATGGTGGCTGTTGGCAAGACAAAGCCTCTAATGTTACTGCTTGCAAG GATACTTTTCGTGGAAGAGTATGTGAATGCCCCCTTATAAATGGTGTGCAGTTTCAAGGGGATGGCTACAGTTTATGCAAAC CAAATGGACCTGGTAAATGCAAGATAAACAATGGTGGATGTTGGCATGAGAGCCGTCATGGGCAGACGTTTACTGCTTGTGTG GATCACGAGGATACCTGCAAATGTCCTGCAGGGTTCAAGGGTGATGGTGTGAATAGCTGTGAAG ACATTGATGAATGCAAAGAGAAAACAGCTTGCCAGTGCTCTGACTGTAGCTGTAAGAATACATGGGGTAGCTATGACTGCTCATGCAGCGGGGATCTGTTGTACATGAAGGACCATGATACCTGCATAA GTAAATCGGCTGCACAGGCAAAATCGACCTGGGCTGCTGTATGGCTAAGTTTGATAGGTTTGGCTATGATTGCTTCTGGGGGTTATCTCTTTTACAAGTACAGGATCAGG CAATACATGGATTCAGAAATTAGAGCTATAATGGCTCAGTACATGCCGCTGGACAGCCAGACAGAAATTGTAAATCATTCTGATGATCGTGCATGA